The sequence CGAAGCGGCCTTGCCGAAACCTGAAAACCAACCGGATCTCCAGTTGGAAGGACGTGTTTTGGCGGTCACAGCACAGCCCCCTGTTCCACGGCCAGTTCCTGCACCGCCTCGCAAAAGACCCGGGCGCGATGCTCATAGTTGTCGAACATGTCAAAACTGGCGCAGGCCGGCGACATCAGCACCGCGTCGCCCGGGCGGGCCTGGCCGGCCGCCAGGCTGACGGCTTCCTGCATGGACGCGGCGTCCAGCAGTTCTACCCGGCTGCCTTGCAGTGCGGCCCGAATAAGCGGCGCGTCACGGCCTATCAGCACCACGACACGGACATAACGCGCCACCGGATCGGCCAGCGGCGAAAAATCCTGTCCCTTGCCTTCGCCGCCCAGAATCAGCACCAGCTTGCGCTCGCTGCCCAGGCCGGCCAGCGCCGCGACCGTGGCGCCGACATTGGTGCCCTTGCTGTCGTCAAAATACTCAATCCCCTCCAGCACGGCCACGGATTCAACCCGGTGCGGCTCGCCCCGATATTCGCGCAGGCCATGCAGCATGGGCGCCAGCGGACAACCCACGGCAACCGCCAGGCCGAGCGCGGCCAGCGCATTGGTGGCGTTGTGGCGGCCCTGGATACGCAGGGCTTCGAGTGGCATCAGGCGCTGGATGTGCAGCACCAGCTCTTCAGCCTTGCGGCGCTTGATGGTTTCATCAGCCTCTGCCGCGCGCACCAGCCAGGCCATGCCGTTGACGGTTTCAATCCCGTAGTCGCCGGGACGCTTGGGCTCATCGCCGCCAAACGTCAGGTAGCTTCGGCCTGGTTTGCCCTTCACCAGTGCGGGCACTGCCGTCATCACCAGGGGATCATTGCGATTCAGCAGCATGAGTCCACTGCGGCCATAGACATGCGACTTGGCAGCGGCATAAGCCGGCAGGGTTTCATGCCAGTCCAGGTGATCCTGGGTGATGTTCAGGACCGTTGCCACGTCAGGCTCGAAGTTCGTCACGCCATCGAGCTGGAAGCTGGACAGCTCCAGCACCCAGAATTCAGGCAGCGCTGCTGACGGATCACGGGCATGTTCGTCGAGCTTGCCGGTCAGGGTGTCGAGCAGCGTCGGGCCGATATTGCCGGCAACCGCCACCGATTTCCCGGCACGCTCAATGAGCTGGCCGGTCAGCGAGGTCACCGTGGTTTTGCCGTTGGTGCCGGTGATGCCGACCACCTTCGGTGCATAAGCCAGGTCTTCCTTCAAGTCGGCCAGCGCCTGTGCAAACAGGCTGAGTTCGTTGCCGCAAGGAATGCCTTGCGCTTGGGCCGCCGCCAGCACACCGCTGATGGAGGCAGGCGACAGGCCGGGGCTTTTCAGCACCAGGTCGAAGGCGGTGCCAGCCAGCAGCGCCCCGTCCATCGGGGAAGTCACGAATTTGGCCGCCGGCACACTGTCTTGCAAGGACGCCAGCTGCGGCGGTGCAGACCGGGTATCAGCCACGGTGACATGCGCGCCGCAGCGGACGCACCAGCGCGCCAGCGCCAGACCCGAAGCACCCAGCCCCAGGACAAGAATGTTTTGATGCGCCAGGTTTTTCATCTGAGCTTGAGCGTTGAAAGGCCGACCAGGCACAGCAGCATGGTGATGATCCAGAAACGGACAACCACCTGGGTTTCCTTCCATCCGCATTTTTCAAAATGATGATGCAGCGGCGCCATCTGGAAAAGCCGTCGGCCCTGCCCGTAGCGCCGCTTGGTGTATTTGAACCAGGTCACTTGCAACATGACCGACAGGGCCTCGACGACAAAAATCCCGCCCATGATGGCCAGCACGATTTCCTGGCGCACGATGACGGCGATGGTGCCCAGCGCCGCGCCCAGCGCCAGCGCGCCCACGTCGCCCATGAAGACCTGCGCCGGATGGGTGTTGAACCACAAGAATGCCAGCCCGGAACCGGCCATGGCGGCGCAAAAGATCAGCAGTTCGCCCGAGCCCGGAATATGCGGGAACAACAGGTATTTGGAATACACCGAACTGCCGGTCACATAGGCAAACACGCCCAGCGACGAGCCGACCATGACCACCGGCATGATGGCCAGTCCATCGAGTCCGTCGGTCAGGTTGACGGCATTGCTGGAGCCGACGATCACCAGATAGGTCAGGATCACGAACCCGAACACGCCCAGCGGATAGCTGATCTCCTTCATGAAGGGCACCAGCAAACCGGCCTTGGGCGGCAGATTGACATCCAGCCCCGAGCGCACCCAGTTCATGAACAACTCCAGCACCCGAAGATTGGAACTTTCGGAGATGCTGAACACGAGGTACAGGGCGGCAATCAGCCCAACGACCGATTGCCAGAGATATTTTTCACGCGAACGCATGCCTTCCGGATCCTTGAGCACCACCTTGCGCCAGTCATCGACCCAGCCGATGGCGCCGAAACCCAGGGTGACCAGCAGCACGATCCAGACAAAGCGGTTGGACAGGTCGAACCACAGCAGGGTCGAGATGCCGATGGCCAGCAAAATCAGCACGCCGCCCATGGTTGGCGTGCCGCTCTTGCTCAAATGTGTCTGCATGGCGTATTCGCGGATCGGCTGGCCAATCTTGAGTGAAATCAGCCGGCGAATGACGAAGGGGCCGGCCAGCAAGCCAATCAGCAGCGCCGTCATGGCAGCCATCAGGGCACGAAAAGTCAGGTACTGGAATACCCGCAGGAATCCCAACTCGGGGGAAATGGTCTGGAGCCATTGGGCCAGGCTAAGCAGCATGAGGCTCTTTCTTCTCGTAGGGTTGTAAATCGCTACCGGCGGTCACGACGGCCTGAACGATGCGCTCCATCTTCATGAATCGCGAGCCTTTCACCAAAATGCTTGTGACATGAGGAAGCTCTGCCACCACGGCGGCGGTCAGTTCAGCCATGTCGCTGAAATGGCAGCCTTCGCCAAAAGCGGCGCATGCGCCTTGCGACTGCTCGCCCAGCGTGAAGAGTTTTTCAATACCTTGCGCAGCGGCGTTGCGGCCGGCTTCGTCGTGAAATTGCGGCCCCTGGCTGCCGACTTCGGCCATGTCGCCCATGACCAGCAGGCGCGGTCCGGGCAACTCGGCCAGAACCTGAATGGCCGCCTGCATGGAGTCGGGATTGGCGTTGTAGGTGTCGTCGATCAGGGTCAGGCTGCGCCCCTGCAGCGGGACCGACAGGGCGCGCGAGCGGCCCTTGACCGGCACAAACGCTGACAGGCCGGCGGCGATGAAGGACAGCGGCACACCGGCCGCAAGTGCGCTGGCGGTTGCGGCTAATGCATTCTTGACGTTGTGCCGCCCTGCGATATGCAGTGAAAATTCAATCGGACCAGAAGGAGTTTGAGCTTCTACCTGCCAGCCATCGCCTTCCCAGCGAGCGCTGGCAGTCACATCGGCCGGCGCAGCGAGCGCAAAAGTCAGCACCTGCCGCTCTCCCGCCAGACGGCGCCAGACAGCGGTATAAACGTCGTCCGCCGGAAAAACTGCAATCCCGTCCGCATCAAGCGACGCCAGCACGGAACCGTTTTCTTGGGCAACCGCTTCCACCGTTGCCATGAACTCAAGGTGTTCCCGCTGGGCGTTGTTGACCAGCGCCACCGAGGGCCGGGCCAAATGAGCCAGATAGGCGATTTCGCCGGGGTGGTTCATTCCCAGCTCGATCACGCCGACCTGGTGTGAAGCGCGCAGGCGCAGCAGCGTCAGCGGCACGCCGATGTCATTGTTGAGGTTGCCTTCGGTCGCCAAGGCCGCGTCCGGCTTCCAGGCCCGAAGAATGGCCGCAATCATCTGCGTCACCGTGGTTTTCCCGTTGCTTCCGGTGACGGCAATCAGCGGCAGGCCGAATTGCGAACGCCAGCCGGCGGCAAGCTGGCCCAACGCCAGCCGGGTGTCCGCGACTTCGAGACCGGGCAACCCGGCCTCCCGCAAACCGTGCTGGGCGATGGCTGCCACGGCGCCCTGCGCCCTGGCTTGCGGCAGAAATTCATGCGCATCGAAATGCTCTCCCTTGAGCGCCACGAACAGGTCGCCGGGCTGCAGGCTGCGCGTGTCGGTATGAACGCGCAGGGGCACGACATGGCCATCGCCCACCAGCCGGGCCGACGGCAAGCAGCCCAAGGCTTGCTGCAAGCTCATCATGCGGCCTCCTCCGCTTGGCGCGTTGCCACCAGGGCATCCAGGATGGCTTGCGCCTGGTCCCGGTCAGAAAATGCAAACTTCACTCCCTTGATCTCCTGATAATTTTCATGTCCTTTGCCCGCCAGCAGGACGACATCCTGCGGCTGGGCGAGTTGCAGCGCATGGGCTATGGCTGCACGCCGGTCTTCCTGCACATGCGCGACCTGTGGCCGGCTCAGCCCCTTGAGCATCTGCCCGATGATGGTCACAGGGTCTTCACTGCGCGGGTTGTCGCTGGTGATCACCAGCTGATCTGCATTTTTTTCCGCCGCAGCCGCCATCAAGGGGCGTTTGCCGGCATCACGGTCACCACCGCAGCCAAAAACACACCAGAGCCGGCCGCCCCGGCCCTGTGCAACCGGGTTGAGCGCCGTCAGCACTTTTTCAAGTGCATCGGGCGTGTGCGCGTAATCAATGACAACCAAGGGCAGACCGGGAACTGCCAGGGTTTCGGTGCGACCGGGCACGGGCAACAGGTCGGCACAGGCCGCCACGGCGTCGGCCAGCGGCACATCCATTGCCCGCAGGCTGGCCATGACGCCCAGCAAATTCGACACGTTGTAGAGGCCGACCATGGGGGTTGAAATTCTGTGGCGCTCGCCGCCTTCAACCACGTCAAAGCTCAAGTCATGCGCGCCTTGGCAGATGGCCTGAGCCTGAAGCCTTGCAGGACCGGCGCACGACAAGGTCCAGACGTCCAGCGAAGTACCCGCCAGCGCAGCGCTCAACTCCAGGCCCCGGCTATCGTCCACATTGATGATGGCCGCGCGCAGACCAGGCCAGTTGAACAGCATCTGCTTGGCGCGCCAGTAGTCCGGCATGGACGCGTGGTAGTCGAGATGGTCCTGGGTGAAATTGGTGAAAACAGCAATCTGTATGCGTGTTCCATCCAGGCGCCCCTCTTCAAGGCCAATCGAAGAGGCTTCAAGGGCACAGGCGGCGAAGCCTTCATCCGCAAAACGCCGCAGTTGCTGCTGCAGCAGCACAGGGTCGGGCGTGGTCAGCCCGTTGGCCACCATGGCACCGGGCTCGCCAATGCCCAGCGTTCCGACAATGCCGCATTTGCGGCCCAGCCGGCCGAGGGCCTGCGCCAGCCACCAAGCTGTGGAGGTCTTGCCATTGGTGCCGGTGATGGCCGTTACCTGCAACTGCTCGCTGGGCGCTCCAAAATAAGCAGCGGCCATTGGGCCGGTTGCCGCCTTGAGTCCCGCATAAGTTGCAACCCGGTCATCATTGAAACCGTAAGCCTGCGCGCCCGCATGTTCGACCAGGCAGGCGCTTGCTCCGGCAGCCAGGGCGGCATTGACATAGTTGCGGCCATCGGTGGCCGCACCCGGCCAGGCG comes from Polaromonas naphthalenivorans CJ2 and encodes:
- a CDS encoding UDP-N-acetylmuramoyl-tripeptide--D-alanyl-D-alanine ligase, translated to MMSLQQALGCLPSARLVGDGHVVPLRVHTDTRSLQPGDLFVALKGEHFDAHEFLPQARAQGAVAAIAQHGLREAGLPGLEVADTRLALGQLAAGWRSQFGLPLIAVTGSNGKTTVTQMIAAILRAWKPDAALATEGNLNNDIGVPLTLLRLRASHQVGVIELGMNHPGEIAYLAHLARPSVALVNNAQREHLEFMATVEAVAQENGSVLASLDADGIAVFPADDVYTAVWRRLAGERQVLTFALAAPADVTASARWEGDGWQVEAQTPSGPIEFSLHIAGRHNVKNALAATASALAAGVPLSFIAAGLSAFVPVKGRSRALSVPLQGRSLTLIDDTYNANPDSMQAAIQVLAELPGPRLLVMGDMAEVGSQGPQFHDEAGRNAAAQGIEKLFTLGEQSQGACAAFGEGCHFSDMAELTAAVVAELPHVTSILVKGSRFMKMERIVQAVVTAGSDLQPYEKKEPHAA
- the murD gene encoding UDP-N-acetylmuramoyl-L-alanine--D-glutamate ligase; this translates as MKNLAHQNILVLGLGASGLALARWCVRCGAHVTVADTRSAPPQLASLQDSVPAAKFVTSPMDGALLAGTAFDLVLKSPGLSPASISGVLAAAQAQGIPCGNELSLFAQALADLKEDLAYAPKVVGITGTNGKTTVTSLTGQLIERAGKSVAVAGNIGPTLLDTLTGKLDEHARDPSAALPEFWVLELSSFQLDGVTNFEPDVATVLNITQDHLDWHETLPAYAAAKSHVYGRSGLMLLNRNDPLVMTAVPALVKGKPGRSYLTFGGDEPKRPGDYGIETVNGMAWLVRAAEADETIKRRKAEELVLHIQRLMPLEALRIQGRHNATNALAALGLAVAVGCPLAPMLHGLREYRGEPHRVESVAVLEGIEYFDDSKGTNVGATVAALAGLGSERKLVLILGGEGKGQDFSPLADPVARYVRVVVLIGRDAPLIRAALQGSRVELLDAASMQEAVSLAAGQARPGDAVLMSPACASFDMFDNYEHRARVFCEAVQELAVEQGAVL
- the mraY gene encoding phospho-N-acetylmuramoyl-pentapeptide-transferase, giving the protein MLLSLAQWLQTISPELGFLRVFQYLTFRALMAAMTALLIGLLAGPFVIRRLISLKIGQPIREYAMQTHLSKSGTPTMGGVLILLAIGISTLLWFDLSNRFVWIVLLVTLGFGAIGWVDDWRKVVLKDPEGMRSREKYLWQSVVGLIAALYLVFSISESSNLRVLELFMNWVRSGLDVNLPPKAGLLVPFMKEISYPLGVFGFVILTYLVIVGSSNAVNLTDGLDGLAIMPVVMVGSSLGVFAYVTGSSVYSKYLLFPHIPGSGELLIFCAAMAGSGLAFLWFNTHPAQVFMGDVGALALGAALGTIAVIVRQEIVLAIMGGIFVVEALSVMLQVTWFKYTKRRYGQGRRLFQMAPLHHHFEKCGWKETQVVVRFWIITMLLCLVGLSTLKLR
- a CDS encoding UDP-N-acetylmuramoyl-L-alanyl-D-glutamate--2,6-diaminopimelate ligase; translation: MQLHTPEQAACWLHERVIGTLSADSRKAGQGDGFIAWPGAATDGRNYVNAALAAGASACLVEHAGAQAYGFNDDRVATYAGLKAATGPMAAAYFGAPSEQLQVTAITGTNGKTSTAWWLAQALGRLGRKCGIVGTLGIGEPGAMVANGLTTPDPVLLQQQLRRFADEGFAACALEASSIGLEEGRLDGTRIQIAVFTNFTQDHLDYHASMPDYWRAKQMLFNWPGLRAAIINVDDSRGLELSAALAGTSLDVWTLSCAGPARLQAQAICQGAHDLSFDVVEGGERHRISTPMVGLYNVSNLLGVMASLRAMDVPLADAVAACADLLPVPGRTETLAVPGLPLVVIDYAHTPDALEKVLTALNPVAQGRGGRLWCVFGCGGDRDAGKRPLMAAAAEKNADQLVITSDNPRSEDPVTIIGQMLKGLSRPQVAHVQEDRRAAIAHALQLAQPQDVVLLAGKGHENYQEIKGVKFAFSDRDQAQAILDALVATRQAEEAA